GTTCGGCTTTACCGCGGATCAGATCGGGATGCTTGACTGAGACGGGTTTGCCGCGGGGTTCCGGTCCGGTCGTGACTTCACCGTCGGATTAGTCATCATTCTGGGCGACGACTTCGTACGAGGTGTACTCGATCTTGTCCGAGTCGCCCGAAAGCACCGGATCGAGTAGCTCGTCCTCACAGCATGAGAGATGCGGGAACAGCACGAACCGTTCTTGCAGGGGTATTTGTGGGGCGGTTGATTCTGGGAGGAATCGTGCTACGTTAGGACGGCAGGCGACGTTTCGACCGATACGATTGAGCTATCGTCCTGTTCGTCTTCGTCCCCGTTTTTACAGAGAGAGGTGTACAGAAGAGGTATGCACGAACGCGCTTCGGAATTTGCGGACCGGGCCCGTGACCGATACGGGGTTGACCTCGATGTCTCGGAATTCGAGTCGGGAACGGAAACAGCCGCAGCGGCCGCCGAGGCCATCGGCTGCGAGACGGCCGCCATCGCATCGACCATCGTCGTCGCACTTGCAGGCAGCAATCGCGACGGTGACCTCGTCGCCGCAATCACGAGCGGTGCGAACCGTCTTGACCTTGACGCGGTCGCGAACCACTACGGTGCAGAAACCGCGTCGATGGCCGACCCGGGCGACATTCGGAGCGTCGTCGGCTGGAGCATCGGCGGCGTCCCCCCGATCTGTCACGATACGGCCCTCCCGACCACGGTCGACCCGACACTGACCCACTACGACGTTGTTCACGCTGCCGCCGGCACGCCGAGCGCGGTGTTTGCGGTCGAACCGGACCGATTGGTGGACCTCGCCGACGCCGACGTCGTCGACCTCACAGAGTAGCGCCGACGGTGCGGCCATCCATCGTTTCAGGCTTGTTGGCACTCAGACCGGGGGTCGAGTACTGGCCGCGGAACCGGCCGGTCAGTACCCGGGGAAACAGCCGACAGACGGACGAAACACAGCAGGAGCGGTTGTATCGCCAGCTGCGATGACAGATCGCGAACATACAGAAGAGGTTTACAACCGCAGATGAAACCGAGAAGACGCTACTATGCCCTCCAAGCAAGCCGTTAGTAGTCTCGGGAGTCTACTCGCCGTACTCGGACTCTCCGGGGTCGCAACAGCACAGCCTACAGCCCCGGGTGGAGGTCTTAGCCCGGCGCTCGAAGTCGTTCTCCGATTCGGTGTCGGGTTCGTCATTCTTGCAGTATTAGGTGCTGCAGCCGCCGCTATCGGCCCGAAGTATACGACTAACGCCGTGCGGGAGATTCAGAACGATCTCGGCGGCGCAATCGGCTGGGGAGTTCTCGTCGGCATTTTCCTCCCCATCGGGCTGGTGATACTCGCGCTGACGGTTATCGGCGCTCTGATCTCGATCCCCGGGCTGCTTCTCATCGGCATCCTGGGTATCATCGGTACCGGCATTACTGCCGTCTGGGTCGGGAACTCGGTTATCGGCGATGACGGGACAGTGAGCGCAACAGATGGCGTCGCTGGCGGACTGTTACTGGCCGTCCCGTTCGCAATTCCGGTCGTCGGTGGCCTCCTCCTCAACCTCATAACGCTCGTCGGCCTCGGTGTCGTCGGCCGCGGGCTGTACGAGGACTGGACGGACTGAGCGAGTTTCTCGCCCACCGTTCAGCGGTTTCTCTCTGTTGCTGACGAGTGGGTCAACTGGTACCGGGACAGCCGAGTTCGTAGGGGTCGTCGTACACCTCCGGTGGTACCGAGATTTTGGTCGGTTCGTCGAAGTCAGTGTATCTGAGCGTAATTATCGCGGTTGCGGTCGCGCCTCGCTGTGAGATTTTTAGTCGGAGTTCCGATTTTACTGGCTGGTTCGTTTCCGGGTCGAGCCAGAGTCGCGCCGTCGCGTTCTCGAGCGAGCCGCGGTTGAGCGCCATGTCGCCAGCCTGTCGGCGATTCATCAGTGACTCGATAGTCTCGGCGCTCGGGGAGGCCGTGACGAGGACAGTCCGGTTACCGTCAAGCGTCTCATTGCCCCGCCAGTAGACGTTCGAGCGTTCGAAGAGCAGTACTTGCCGATGGAGCGGTGTCGCGGTTGCCCACGGCTCGGAGCGCGAAACGTTCTCGACGCCGTAGCCGTCCCAGGGTTCCTGACAGCCCTGGTACGCTTTGTACCCGTCGACATAGGACTCAACCGTTTGGTCTTGTGTCCGCGTCGTCGCTTGCATCCGTTTTTCCGAGACGTTCACCGCACCCTCACCATCGACTCGCACGGTCCGTGACTGCTCACCGTCAGACGCAGTTACGTGCATATCCATTCCGAATCGGTACGCTTCGACGGCGGCGACAGTGCTGTTCGCCTCCTCGACGGCCGCGACGGCGCGTTCGTCGCTCGGCGGCGGACTATCACCCACGAATGTGCCACAGCCAGCGAAGAGGGCAACGAAGCAGACGGCGAGGACCAATCGTCGCATACGATACCGTCGTTCCCCGTCGGTCTAAAATATCATGGATCCGACTGGTGAGAGCCCTCAAAACAATCTGAAGTCGAGTTGGGTCTGCAGGTCCGCTACTAGAATGTACGCCGCCAGTGCGAGAACGAGCACGGAAAACCCGGTCCAGAGGTGGAGATTCACTGCACCCTCGCCGACCCACTGCGGGACTGCCGGGCGCATAACGGGCCGCTGGAGCGGCCAGAGCAAGTCCGACGACACGTACGGGTCCGGGCGAAGGAGCTGTCGGTTATCAGCCACCAGATGTGAGAGATGGGCGAACGCGAACGCCGCCCCAAGTCTAGTCCGATCCGTTCGGACCGCATAGGCGACGACGGCAATCGAGAGCGGAATCGCGAACGGAAGCGAGTGCATAAACACCCGTCCAGAGGGAATCAAATGGAGTTCGTACGCCAGTGGCTTATCG
The genomic region above belongs to Haloarcula hispanica ATCC 33960 and contains:
- a CDS encoding YbaK/EbsC family protein, with translation MHERASEFADRARDRYGVDLDVSEFESGTETAAAAAEAIGCETAAIASTIVVALAGSNRDGDLVAAITSGANRLDLDAVANHYGAETASMADPGDIRSVVGWSIGGVPPICHDTALPTTVDPTLTHYDVVHAAAGTPSAVFAVEPDRLVDLADADVVDLTE
- a CDS encoding metal-dependent hydrolase, which gives rise to MVLPIEHFIIALLPVAVYALLRDRQLPTLHLLAVTFFGSQFPDFIDKPLAYELHLIPSGRVFMHSLPFAIPLSIAVVAYAVRTDRTRLGAAFAFAHLSHLVADNRQLLRPDPYVSSDLLWPLQRPVMRPAVPQWVGEGAVNLHLWTGFSVLVLALAAYILVADLQTQLDFRLF
- a CDS encoding LolA-like protein, with the protein product MRRLVLAVCFVALFAGCGTFVGDSPPPSDERAVAAVEEANSTVAAVEAYRFGMDMHVTASDGEQSRTVRVDGEGAVNVSEKRMQATTRTQDQTVESYVDGYKAYQGCQEPWDGYGVENVSRSEPWATATPLHRQVLLFERSNVYWRGNETLDGNRTVLVTASPSAETIESLMNRRQAGDMALNRGSLENATARLWLDPETNQPVKSELRLKISQRGATATAIITLRYTDFDEPTKISVPPEVYDDPYELGCPGTS